Proteins from a genomic interval of Clostridium sp. 'deep sea':
- a CDS encoding GntR family transcriptional regulator — translation MSKTANVEIYNELKRRIVELEYKPGDSINEKHLIEEFNVSRTPVREAIIKLSQIGLLEIRPRIGTFVTQIDLMSVKHAYEVKKNLEGLAAELAAQRASDEVINELFAIVERFEHINIVVDYKQCIIEDQKFHKLTREAANNPILNNVLDELNIKTARFLQYINYVLEDRLWFQDSLRGIATAIKNRDIDQARKATEEHTRIFLEQLSKRFFG, via the coding sequence ATGAGTAAAACTGCTAATGTTGAAATATATAATGAACTGAAAAGGCGAATAGTTGAACTAGAATATAAACCAGGCGATTCTATTAATGAAAAACATTTAATAGAAGAGTTTAACGTTAGTAGAACTCCAGTAAGAGAGGCTATTATTAAGTTATCTCAAATTGGACTTCTTGAAATACGTCCTCGAATTGGTACATTTGTTACCCAAATAGACTTAATGTCTGTAAAACATGCTTATGAAGTGAAAAAAAATCTTGAAGGATTAGCTGCTGAATTGGCAGCTCAAAGAGCTAGTGATGAGGTTATTAATGAGCTTTTTGCTATTGTAGAGAGGTTCGAACATATTAATATTGTTGTTGACTATAAACAATGTATAATAGAAGATCAAAAGTTTCATAAGCTAACTAGAGAGGCAGCCAATAATCCTATCCTAAATAATGTACTCGATGAACTAAATATAAAAACTGCTCGTTTTTTACAGTATATAAATTATGTATTAGAAGATAGATTATGGTTTCAAGACTCATTAAGAGGAATAGCAACAGCAATAAAAAATAGAGATATAGACCAAGCACGTAAAGCAACAGAAGAACATACCAGAATATTTTTAGAGCAATTGTCTAAGAGGTTTTTTGGATAA
- a CDS encoding thiamine pyrophosphate-dependent enzyme has product MNKKYNARTITNKEQFYGHKACGGCGESLAIRLAMKVLGERTFAALPAGCMSAVSFIYPNMAFTNNAIITPFASTGAVASGMSVGLKALGIKETQTVGFAGDGGTADIGLQALSGAIDRNDDIIYICNDNEAYMNTGIQKSGLTPYGTRTTTSPAGDNLPGSITMKKNMFEIVAAHGIAYAATASVGYLEDFMNKVEKAKNTKGTSYIHVIAPCPTGWGHASDITISLAKLAVDSGLWYLAEYEKGEFSLNRNPKEFASVEDYLKVQGRFKHLKEADIKVIKDYRDAKWQKMRRDWVK; this is encoded by the coding sequence ATGAATAAAAAATATAACGCTCGTACAATAACAAATAAAGAGCAGTTTTATGGCCATAAAGCCTGTGGTGGTTGTGGAGAGAGTTTAGCAATAAGATTAGCTATGAAGGTGTTAGGGGAAAGGACATTTGCAGCTTTACCAGCTGGATGTATGTCTGCGGTGTCTTTTATATATCCTAACATGGCTTTTACAAATAATGCTATTATCACACCCTTTGCCTCAACTGGAGCAGTAGCCTCTGGTATGTCAGTTGGACTAAAAGCCTTGGGCATTAAAGAAACCCAAACAGTTGGTTTTGCTGGTGATGGCGGTACTGCAGATATTGGTTTACAGGCTTTATCTGGTGCAATAGATCGTAATGATGATATTATTTATATTTGTAATGATAACGAAGCTTATATGAATACTGGTATTCAAAAAAGTGGCTTAACTCCTTATGGTACTCGTACAACTACTTCACCTGCTGGAGATAACTTGCCGGGTTCTATTACAATGAAGAAAAATATGTTTGAGATTGTAGCTGCTCATGGTATTGCTTATGCTGCAACAGCAAGTGTTGGTTATTTAGAAGATTTTATGAATAAAGTTGAAAAAGCAAAAAATACTAAGGGTACATCATATATACATGTAATTGCACCATGCCCAACAGGTTGGGGACACGCTAGTGATATCACTATTAGCTTAGCAAAGTTAGCTGTAGACAGTGGTTTATGGTATTTAGCAGAATACGAAAAGGGTGAGTTTAGCTTAAATCGTAATCCTAAAGAGTTTGCAAGTGTAGAAGATTACTTGAAGGTTCAGGGTAGATTTAAACACTTAAAAGAAGCAGATATCAAGGTCATTAAAGATTATCGTGATGCAAAATGGCAAAAAATGAGAAGAGATTGGGTTAAATAA
- a CDS encoding transketolase C-terminal domain-containing protein yields the protein MAKKFISGNDAVAEGVRLAKPHVISAYPITPQTIAVERLSEMVEDGSLKAEYMHVESEHSALACAIGVSSVGARAFTATSSQGLLYMAECLPYASGQRLPIVMMNANRAIATPWNIYGDQMDSMFLINSGWIQIYVEDAQEALDMMIQAYKIAEHKDVMIPVMVNLDGFVLTHTYELVDIPDQAKVNEFLPPINLTEQVMDVNNPKSLCISAGNDFNMEFKIKQEIDMQNSVKVLEQVDADFAKQFGRSYQGLIEQYRCDDAEVILITTGSVTGTARVVVDNLRAEGEKVGLLKLRYLRPFPAKQIAKAVKNAKAVGVVDKNISFGYEGSIFTNVNSALTTLKKLPKTYNFIGGLGGRDITKENISGIFNSLSLAARGKEQERIQYVNVRCEL from the coding sequence ATGGCCAAAAAATTTATAAGCGGTAATGATGCTGTTGCAGAGGGTGTACGTTTAGCAAAACCTCATGTTATTTCAGCCTATCCAATCACCCCTCAAACTATCGCTGTTGAAAGACTTTCTGAAATGGTTGAAGACGGATCATTAAAAGCTGAATACATGCATGTAGAGTCCGAACATAGTGCTTTGGCATGTGCTATAGGAGTAAGCTCAGTAGGGGCTAGGGCCTTTACAGCTACCTCTTCACAAGGCTTATTATACATGGCAGAGTGTTTACCATATGCTAGCGGTCAACGTTTGCCAATTGTTATGATGAATGCCAATAGAGCTATTGCTACCCCATGGAATATCTATGGAGATCAAATGGATTCCATGTTTTTAATTAATTCAGGATGGATTCAAATCTATGTAGAAGATGCTCAAGAAGCATTAGATATGATGATTCAAGCCTATAAAATTGCTGAACATAAAGATGTAATGATACCAGTTATGGTTAACTTAGATGGTTTTGTGTTAACCCATACTTATGAATTAGTAGATATTCCTGATCAAGCAAAAGTTAATGAATTTTTACCCCCTATTAATTTAACAGAACAAGTTATGGATGTAAATAATCCTAAGAGTTTATGTATATCTGCTGGTAACGATTTTAATATGGAGTTTAAAATTAAACAAGAAATCGATATGCAAAACTCAGTTAAAGTGTTAGAGCAAGTAGATGCAGACTTTGCCAAGCAGTTTGGCAGGTCATATCAGGGTTTAATAGAGCAGTATAGATGTGATGATGCCGAGGTAATTTTAATTACAACAGGTAGTGTAACTGGCACAGCTCGAGTTGTTGTAGATAACTTACGTGCTGAAGGTGAAAAAGTTGGTTTACTAAAACTACGTTATCTTCGTCCATTCCCAGCAAAACAAATAGCTAAGGCAGTAAAAAATGCTAAGGCAGTAGGAGTGGTGGATAAAAATATATCTTTTGGATATGAAGGATCAATATTTACAAATGTTAATTCAGCATTAACAACCCTAAAAAAATTACCTAAAACCTATAACTTTATTGGAGGTTTAGGTGGTAGAGACATAACTAAAGAAAATATTAGCGGTATTTTTAACTCTTTAAGTCTGGCCGCTCGAGGTAAAGAACAAGAGAGAATACAGTATGTAAATGTGAGGTGTGAGCTATAA
- a CDS encoding 4Fe-4S binding protein: MDRPKVRKWTEPKTIKDYPLGSTCKGDHLTSINAGWRTFKPVIDFSKCVNCLRCFLVCPDGAIDKSGEKLEIDYDYCKGCGVCAYECKLKAIDMVREEK, translated from the coding sequence ATGGATAGACCTAAGGTACGTAAATGGACTGAGCCAAAAACAATAAAAGATTATCCACTTGGTTCTACCTGTAAAGGTGATCACTTAACAAGTATTAATGCTGGTTGGAGAACCTTTAAACCTGTTATTGATTTTAGTAAATGTGTTAATTGTTTACGCTGTTTTTTAGTATGCCCAGACGGTGCTATTGATAAATCAGGTGAAAAACTAGAGATAGACTACGACTATTGTAAAGGCTGTGGAGTTTGTGCTTATGAGTGCAAGCTAAAGGCCATTGATATGGTAAGGGAGGAAAAATAA
- a CDS encoding 2-oxoacid:acceptor oxidoreductase family protein: MIEVRWHGRGGQGSFTIAKLLGMAASVYNGKYAQAFPSFGPERRGAPVLGFTRISEEKITDRSEVNSCDYVVVLDETLWGKAVLTGLKEATVIIINTDSPQKYQDIIPNKIITLDATKIALEILGRPITNTAMLGALVATSEMVSLDDCKNAIKHGMHAKIADKNIKLIDKAYHMVKGE, translated from the coding sequence ATGATAGAAGTAAGATGGCATGGAAGGGGTGGACAGGGTAGCTTTACTATAGCAAAGCTGTTAGGAATGGCTGCCTCAGTGTACAATGGAAAGTATGCTCAAGCATTTCCATCGTTTGGTCCCGAGCGTCGTGGTGCACCTGTTTTAGGATTTACTCGTATTTCAGAAGAAAAAATTACAGATCGCAGTGAAGTTAATAGCTGTGATTATGTTGTAGTTTTAGATGAAACTCTGTGGGGTAAAGCAGTTTTAACAGGACTAAAAGAAGCTACCGTAATTATTATAAATACAGATAGCCCTCAAAAATATCAAGACATAATTCCAAATAAAATAATCACACTTGATGCTACAAAAATAGCACTTGAAATTTTGGGTAGACCTATTACAAACACTGCAATGTTAGGTGCTTTAGTAGCTACGAGTGAAATGGTTTCTTTAGATGATTGCAAAAATGCCATAAAACATGGCATGCATGCAAAAATAGCTGATAAAAATATAAAATTAATAGATAAAGCTTATCACATGGTGAAAGGGGAATAA
- a CDS encoding AAA family ATPase, with protein sequence MKKLIVINGTMGVGKTAVSSMLNKKLKPSVWLDGDWCWHMNPWIIDEQNKKMVEDNISYLLNNFLKNDNYQYIIFNWVLHKESIWQSLNSKLIKKDYDLHRFTLICSEKKLRERMIKDNRAVAVVERSVQNYQRYLVQNTTKIDTTDLLINEVVDRIIGLL encoded by the coding sequence ATGAAAAAACTTATTGTTATTAATGGAACAATGGGTGTTGGGAAAACTGCTGTTAGCTCTATGCTTAATAAAAAACTTAAACCATCTGTTTGGCTAGATGGAGACTGGTGTTGGCACATGAATCCGTGGATAATTGATGAACAAAACAAAAAAATGGTAGAAGATAATATTTCGTATCTATTAAATAATTTTTTAAAGAATGATAATTATCAATACATTATTTTTAATTGGGTTTTGCATAAAGAAAGTATTTGGCAATCACTAAATAGTAAACTTATAAAAAAAGATTATGATTTACACCGATTCACTTTAATATGTTCTGAAAAAAAGCTAAGAGAAAGAATGATAAAGGATAATAGAGCAGTAGCTGTTGTTGAAAGGTCTGTTCAAAACTACCAACGTTACTTAGTCCAAAATACAACAAAAATAGATACTACTGACTTATTAATAAACGAGGTAGTTGATAGGATTATAGGGCTGTTATAA
- a CDS encoding ABC transporter ATP-binding protein has protein sequence MIKKGSLFILSIIFTILNAFFTVYIAIILKKIVDSSVTGDVSVLINTIKLAIAYLILTTIIGFLSNIMQNKLIKNNLTRLKRNIFKNVILDESQKHESSKIISLLNNDINLLENDYYRNIFKTTLSISTAVIALVYMLYLSVWLTIAVIISSLIPILVASKTGKAISKSRLNYTNALVNQVRSIKEYILGIHTIKSFNIVDDVLNNYNASNNSVEEKRYKFNNITVAISSLNSMLSTLVFIVIMSVGTYLVIIGQVTLGTMIASIQLTNNLASPIMSVANNINKFNSVKGIIKKVKLYNKSNSTDISSESSALTTAVTFNKSIKVEGLQFSYSNNVLFDNLNLEFKKGKKYLLIGESGCGKSTLLKLLMKAVHANKGEIRVDNIDMKSFNYKSVSKIMAMIHQDIFLFSTSLYDNITLFKKYEDKEVQSALQDAQLYKYMDKWDMIIEEGGSNLSGGEKQRIAIARAILRKTPVLLIDEMTSSLDPETAKEVEKTILNLKNTTCIMVTHKVNLDLLDMVDEILKIENGKLIKLSKEQLQVKAHYNTAD, from the coding sequence GTGATTAAAAAAGGTTCTCTTTTTATTCTAAGTATTATATTTACTATCTTAAATGCTTTTTTTACAGTTTATATAGCTATAATACTAAAGAAAATTGTAGATTCATCTGTAACAGGAGATGTTAGTGTTCTTATTAATACAATAAAATTGGCTATTGCATATCTTATTTTAACCACAATTATCGGATTTTTAAGTAACATAATGCAAAATAAGTTAATAAAGAATAACCTTACTCGCTTAAAAAGAAATATTTTTAAAAATGTTATTTTAGATGAGTCACAAAAACATGAATCATCTAAAATAATATCTTTACTAAACAATGACATTAACCTTCTCGAAAATGACTATTATAGAAATATATTTAAAACAACACTCAGTATTTCCACAGCGGTTATAGCTCTAGTGTATATGCTTTACCTAAGTGTTTGGCTAACTATAGCAGTCATAATATCATCTCTTATACCTATACTGGTGGCATCTAAAACAGGCAAAGCAATATCCAAATCTAGGCTAAACTATACAAATGCTCTTGTAAATCAGGTTAGAAGTATAAAGGAATATATTTTAGGAATACATACCATTAAAAGCTTTAATATTGTTGACGATGTTTTAAATAATTATAATGCTTCTAATAATAGCGTTGAAGAAAAAAGATATAAATTTAACAATATAACTGTGGCTATAAGTTCTTTAAACAGTATGCTTAGCACATTAGTATTTATTGTAATTATGTCTGTAGGAACCTATTTAGTAATAATAGGACAAGTAACCTTAGGTACTATGATTGCCTCGATTCAATTAACTAACAATTTGGCATCGCCTATTATGAGTGTAGCCAATAACATTAATAAGTTTAATTCAGTAAAAGGAATTATTAAAAAGGTCAAGTTATATAATAAAAGCAATAGTACAGATATATCTTCAGAATCAAGTGCATTAACTACAGCAGTTACTTTTAATAAAAGTATTAAAGTTGAAGGTTTGCAGTTTTCCTACAGCAATAATGTTTTGTTTGATAATTTAAATTTAGAATTTAAAAAAGGAAAGAAATATCTACTTATTGGAGAGAGTGGATGTGGTAAGTCTACCTTGTTAAAGTTATTAATGAAAGCTGTTCATGCAAACAAAGGAGAAATTAGAGTTGATAATATAGATATGAAATCGTTTAATTATAAATCTGTTAGTAAGATTATGGCTATGATTCATCAAGATATTTTCCTATTTAGTACTAGCTTATATGATAATATAACTCTATTTAAAAAGTATGAGGATAAAGAAGTACAATCTGCTTTACAAGATGCTCAGCTTTATAAATATATGGATAAGTGGGATATGATTATAGAGGAAGGTGGATCAAACTTATCAGGTGGAGAAAAACAAAGAATAGCAATTGCTCGAGCTATTTTAAGAAAAACACCAGTATTATTAATTGATGAAATGACATCATCACTAGATCCCGAAACCGCTAAAGAGGTAGAGAAAACCATTTTGAATCTCAAAAATACTACATGTATAATGGTTACTCATAAGGTGAATTTAGATTTATTAGATATGGTTGATGAAATACTAAAAATAGAAAATGGTAAGCTAATAAAGCTCTCAAAAGAACAACTGCAAGTGAAAGCTCATTATAATACTGCTGACTAA
- a CDS encoding ABC transporter ATP-binding protein: protein MNNKINPGQLIKLSIKESWPKLWTKFTAVFIVAIVSMFFALLPPLILRRVIDNYIKLGITQGLWQAATLYLLVYLGSSFMQFLQTYLTSFIGQYLLYDMRLKLATHLSKLSIKYYNKTPVGELISRVTSDVDAIDKIFSAGLINSITSLFQVFGVLAAMYIISPTLCFVSLIVLPIVYVLAKYFRKNMLQAQMLIRKSISLINTYLQEIFSGMRIIKSFDKENDYCHKFQQPLENSLKVSHKAAFYISAFPCVMQVLRSFIIALVVFLAAKTSVTDSLAISVGSLAAMIDLLARLIGPIESLSNQIQIIQQAVAGIKRVAELLSVKTEQKTEVESFNGNIAYYHNPYSIELQNVSFAYNENQNVVNNMSIKIPQGEKVALVGRTGAGKTTVMNLIAGLYAPNKGNVKIYGINPYNLNPNDRRKLIGIVPQQVVIFEGSVADNITLNSDEIPRETVIEAAKSVGLHEFIKKLENGYDTVLGTLGMKLSFGQSQLLSIARAIVCNPPVLLLDEPTSQMDTITEEQVFKALRQASKQRTIITISHRLSGIVDADTVHIIANGDLVQSGSPEQLAQEKGWYQVYKQLEDLGWKLG from the coding sequence ATGAATAATAAAATAAATCCTGGGCAATTAATAAAATTATCTATTAAAGAATCTTGGCCTAAATTATGGACAAAATTTACTGCAGTATTTATTGTAGCAATTGTAAGTATGTTTTTTGCTTTACTTCCACCATTAATTTTAAGAAGAGTTATTGATAACTATATTAAGTTAGGCATAACACAAGGGCTCTGGCAAGCAGCTACATTATATCTTTTGGTATATTTAGGTAGTAGTTTTATGCAGTTTTTACAAACCTATTTAACCTCATTTATTGGGCAATATCTGTTATATGATATGCGCTTAAAATTGGCAACACATTTATCAAAGCTGTCTATTAAATACTACAATAAAACCCCAGTTGGGGAACTAATTAGTAGAGTAACATCGGATGTAGATGCTATTGATAAAATATTCTCAGCAGGCTTAATTAACTCTATTACTAGTCTTTTTCAAGTATTTGGCGTGTTAGCTGCCATGTATATTATAAGCCCTACCTTGTGTTTTGTGAGCCTAATAGTATTGCCAATTGTTTATGTATTAGCAAAATATTTTCGTAAAAACATGTTACAGGCTCAAATGTTAATACGAAAATCTATAAGTCTTATTAATACCTATCTACAAGAAATCTTTAGTGGAATGAGAATTATAAAATCTTTTGATAAAGAAAATGATTATTGCCATAAATTTCAGCAACCATTAGAGAATAGCCTTAAGGTAAGCCATAAGGCAGCTTTTTATATCTCGGCATTTCCTTGTGTAATGCAGGTTCTAAGGTCATTTATTATTGCCTTAGTAGTATTCTTGGCAGCAAAAACCTCAGTAACTGATAGTTTAGCTATATCTGTAGGTAGCTTAGCAGCGATGATAGACCTTTTAGCACGTTTAATCGGTCCTATAGAATCACTAAGTAATCAAATACAAATCATTCAGCAAGCTGTAGCTGGCATCAAAAGAGTAGCTGAATTATTGTCAGTTAAAACAGAACAAAAGACAGAAGTAGAAAGCTTTAATGGTAATATAGCATACTATCATAACCCTTATAGCATAGAGCTACAAAATGTTAGCTTTGCCTACAATGAAAATCAAAATGTCGTAAACAATATGTCAATTAAAATACCGCAGGGTGAAAAAGTAGCCTTAGTGGGTAGAACAGGCGCTGGTAAAACAACTGTAATGAATTTAATAGCTGGATTATATGCTCCAAATAAGGGTAATGTAAAGATTTATGGAATTAATCCATACAACCTAAATCCAAACGATCGTAGGAAACTAATAGGTATAGTTCCACAACAGGTTGTTATATTTGAAGGAAGCGTAGCTGATAATATTACCTTAAATAGTGATGAAATACCTAGAGAGACAGTGATTGAAGCTGCCAAATCAGTAGGATTACATGAGTTTATAAAAAAACTCGAAAATGGATACGATACAGTACTGGGTACACTTGGAATGAAATTATCTTTTGGGCAATCTCAACTTTTATCCATAGCAAGAGCCATTGTATGTAATCCCCCTGTATTATTACTTGATGAGCCAACTTCTCAAATGGATACCATTACTGAAGAACAGGTGTTTAAAGCCCTACGACAGGCCAGTAAACAACGTACCATAATAACAATAAGCCATCGTTTGTCTGGCATAGTAGATGCTGACACTGTTCATATTATAGCTAATGGAGACTTAGTACAATCTGGTAGTCCAGAACAACTGGCTCAAGAAAAGGGCTGGTATCAGGTGTATAAACAGTTGGAAGACCTAGGCTGGAAATTAGGCTGA
- a CDS encoding ABC transporter ATP-binding protein — protein MKFKLPENNQHKLISYINRHRGLFWLEAAGGIIYNTIIVTGPIILGKAIDVVSLLLNQGVTSIRVQSLIFWCTLFILSTAFFQYARYIKRRYIRKMCFLIRGDMRAGLLESTLAKDMGSIEQESVGDMMSRTVGDVEQLVDTVQYTINEAWDTWLLMISYFVVLLFYNFKITLVCSIPIPFALWIAESARHPLYQYSLKARQYASRVTSHLYSTINSVAILRLYGREKAEKKKLAHYANEQVKWNIKTTLLKQGMMPIYAFLASIGIIAAIALGGEMVAKKLWSIGTFTAYLTMFTAMSRRTWVAANVFNRWHGALASWQRIKEKILTENNLSNENSAEKVKFNKDESISVKNMSFKYPNTSQNVLNNINFEVPIGSLVGITGAIGSGKSALALVLTGLYSYDGNIKYGNKELSHLSKEQKANLIAYAGQDAFLFSASVADNIKFSSSFQDNDNKRLEQALYLVALSDDLELFENGSDTLIGERGVRVSGGQRQRIALARALYTDNDVQILDDPFSAVDIGTERRIIERLRKALKGKTAFLFSHRLNAFPYLDHIIVLNDGNIIEQGSHAHLIKNGKTYNKIYTAQTWLEDEQNE, from the coding sequence ATGAAATTTAAACTACCTGAAAACAATCAGCATAAGTTAATATCTTATATTAATCGCCATCGTGGATTATTTTGGTTAGAGGCAGCAGGTGGTATTATATACAATACCATTATTGTTACTGGCCCAATTATACTGGGTAAAGCCATAGACGTAGTTTCATTATTATTAAACCAAGGGGTTACTTCTATAAGAGTTCAAAGCTTAATCTTTTGGTGTACATTATTTATTTTGTCTACTGCATTTTTTCAATATGCTCGCTACATTAAAAGACGTTATATTAGAAAAATGTGTTTTCTGATAAGAGGTGATATGAGAGCTGGCTTGCTTGAAAGTACCTTAGCTAAAGATATGGGCTCAATTGAACAAGAATCAGTAGGAGACATGATGTCTAGAACAGTTGGCGATGTAGAACAACTTGTTGATACAGTGCAATATACCATTAATGAGGCTTGGGATACGTGGCTGTTAATGATATCATATTTTGTTGTACTTCTATTCTATAACTTCAAAATTACTTTAGTATGTTCAATTCCGATTCCTTTTGCTTTATGGATAGCAGAGAGTGCTCGTCACCCACTTTACCAATACTCTTTAAAAGCCAGACAGTATGCCTCCAGAGTAACCTCCCATTTATATTCTACAATCAATAGTGTAGCAATTCTAAGGCTCTATGGTAGAGAAAAAGCTGAAAAAAAGAAATTAGCACATTACGCCAATGAGCAAGTAAAATGGAACATTAAAACCACCCTTTTAAAACAAGGTATGATGCCTATATATGCTTTTTTAGCTTCAATAGGTATTATTGCAGCAATAGCTTTGGGTGGTGAAATGGTAGCTAAGAAACTTTGGAGTATCGGAACCTTTACAGCATACTTAACAATGTTTACAGCTATGTCACGTAGAACTTGGGTAGCCGCAAATGTATTTAACCGTTGGCATGGTGCATTAGCCTCGTGGCAACGAATTAAAGAAAAAATCCTTACTGAGAACAACCTATCAAACGAAAATTCAGCTGAAAAAGTTAAATTTAATAAAGATGAAAGCATATCTGTTAAAAATATGAGTTTTAAGTATCCAAATACAAGCCAAAATGTTTTAAATAATATAAATTTTGAAGTACCGATTGGTTCTTTAGTGGGAATAACTGGCGCTATAGGTTCTGGTAAATCAGCTTTAGCTTTAGTGTTAACAGGCTTATACAGTTATGATGGTAACATAAAATATGGTAATAAAGAGCTTTCTCATCTTAGTAAAGAGCAAAAAGCCAACCTTATAGCCTATGCGGGGCAGGATGCATTTTTATTTTCAGCATCTGTTGCTGATAATATTAAGTTTAGTAGTAGTTTTCAAGATAATGATAATAAAAGACTAGAGCAGGCTCTTTACTTAGTAGCTTTAAGTGATGATTTAGAACTGTTTGAGAATGGTTCAGATACCCTAATTGGAGAGCGTGGGGTAAGAGTCTCTGGTGGCCAACGTCAGAGAATTGCCTTAGCCAGAGCTCTATATACAGATAACGATGTGCAAATTTTAGATGATCCTTTTTCCGCTGTTGATATAGGTACAGAAAGACGAATAATTGAGCGATTGAGAAAAGCTCTAAAAGGTAAAACTGCTTTTTTATTCTCCCATAGGCTAAATGCATTTCCTTATTTAGATCATATAATTGTACTTAACGACGGTAATATTATTGAGCAAGGAAGCCATGCGCATCTTATTAAAAATGGCAAAACCTATAATAAAATATATACAGCTCAAACATGGTTGGAGGATGAACAAAATGAATAA
- a CDS encoding PadR family transcriptional regulator, with protein MGLTMKRLSQGLISLHILHHANKEAIYGSWMLAELAEHGYNLSPGTLYPILHSLEKEGLLAHFEKNVNGKIRKYYEITELGKEELKNARNYLKELVSELKIK; from the coding sequence ATGGGATTAACAATGAAAAGATTATCTCAGGGCTTAATTAGTCTGCACATCTTACATCATGCCAATAAAGAAGCAATTTATGGCAGTTGGATGTTAGCTGAGTTAGCTGAACATGGCTATAACTTAAGTCCTGGTACCCTTTACCCTATATTACACAGCTTAGAAAAAGAGGGTTTATTAGCTCATTTTGAAAAAAACGTAAACGGAAAAATAAGAAAATACTATGAAATAACAGAGCTGGGTAAAGAAGAGCTAAAGAATGCTCGTAATTATCTAAAAGAGTTAGTTAGTGAACTAAAAATAAAATAA
- a CDS encoding glycine/sarcosine/betaine reductase selenoprotein B family protein, translating to MTNSKLKKFIETFDWVRASNIPFAKPNKPLAECKVAVVTTGGIYENTDKAFNIVNRKDIDEGFREITLTTSYTDLSIAHEHFNKDFSAVDLNVIFPVQRLKQLAEQGFINKVSEVNFSITGFIPEPKYLFETGKQIAQRIKQLGVDIALIVPV from the coding sequence ATGACAAATTCTAAGTTGAAAAAGTTTATTGAAACCTTTGATTGGGTAAGAGCAAGTAACATACCTTTTGCAAAACCTAACAAACCTTTAGCTGAATGTAAAGTAGCAGTTGTTACTACTGGTGGTATTTATGAAAATACCGATAAAGCTTTTAACATAGTCAATAGAAAAGATATAGATGAAGGCTTTAGGGAGATTACATTAACTACTTCGTATACAGATTTAAGTATTGCTCATGAACACTTTAACAAAGATTTTTCAGCAGTAGATTTAAACGTAATATTTCCTGTACAAAGGCTTAAGCAGTTGGCAGAGCAGGGCTTTATAAATAAGGTTAGCGAAGTTAATTTTAGCATTACAGGTTTTATACCTGAGCCTAAATATTTGTTTGAAACAGGTAAACAAATTGCTCAAAGAATTAAGCAGTTAGGTGTAGATATAGCGCTGATAGTTCCTGTTTGA
- a CDS encoding MerR family transcriptional regulator, translated as MHENNKLLKIGKLSKMANMSCRAIRYYEELEIIHPTSVSEGGFRLYDETVLHKLSVIKDFKELGFSLEQIKDILLPKPELTKTKLLKYSRNIIKTQLKAINKDIEHLLELKKKNESALKKLQICEKCTANICDEECENKKAYII; from the coding sequence ATGCACGAAAATAATAAGCTACTAAAAATCGGCAAATTAAGTAAAATGGCAAATATGAGTTGCAGAGCAATTCGGTACTATGAAGAACTCGAAATAATCCACCCTACCAGTGTTAGTGAAGGTGGTTTTAGATTATACGATGAAACAGTTCTTCACAAGTTATCTGTTATTAAGGATTTTAAAGAACTGGGTTTTTCACTTGAGCAAATTAAAGATATACTATTGCCTAAACCCGAGCTTACCAAAACAAAGCTCTTGAAATACTCTCGTAATATTATTAAAACTCAATTAAAGGCCATTAATAAAGATATTGAACACCTATTAGAGCTTAAGAAAAAAAACGAAAGTGCCTTAAAAAAATTGCAAATTTGTGAGAAGTGTACTGCAAATATATGTGATGAAGAATGTGAAAATAAAAAGGCATATATTATTTAA